Proteins encoded by one window of Streptomyces sp. LX-29:
- a CDS encoding helix-turn-helix transcriptional regulator produces the protein MPAPKELDPSKSLEALFGLKLRKLRMRTGWTQRELGAKVCTAHSRIAQFELGKETPPEEVCVALDAVLGADGDLIELWTHVKRTPFPDWAQRFIELEARACAMHKYTAHTVPGLLQTETYAREVLRVGLPWLAPDAIEEKTQARLARQSLLSGPEPPLLWAVLDEAVIRRPVAGAAAMREQLAYVIECAQAPNVEIQVLPYSAGAHSAMDGTLTLLSFESMPDVAYLEGGHHGELVEDRAAVARHSHRYDLVQAMALPPAASTALIREAMEGFSACAPEGST, from the coding sequence ATGCCTGCGCCGAAGGAGCTTGACCCGTCGAAGTCCCTGGAGGCCCTGTTCGGTCTGAAGCTCCGCAAGCTGCGCATGCGCACGGGCTGGACGCAGCGGGAGTTGGGGGCGAAGGTCTGCACCGCGCACAGCCGGATCGCCCAGTTCGAACTGGGCAAGGAGACGCCTCCGGAGGAGGTGTGCGTGGCGCTGGACGCCGTCCTCGGGGCGGACGGTGACCTCATCGAGCTGTGGACGCACGTCAAGCGGACGCCGTTTCCTGACTGGGCGCAGCGGTTCATCGAGCTGGAGGCCAGGGCGTGCGCCATGCACAAGTACACCGCGCATACAGTCCCCGGCCTGTTGCAGACGGAGACCTACGCCCGCGAGGTGCTGCGCGTCGGGCTGCCGTGGCTGGCCCCGGACGCGATCGAGGAGAAGACCCAGGCGCGACTCGCTCGACAGAGCCTGCTCTCGGGCCCCGAACCGCCACTGCTGTGGGCCGTGTTGGACGAGGCGGTGATCCGGCGGCCGGTCGCCGGGGCCGCCGCCATGCGGGAGCAGTTGGCGTACGTCATCGAATGTGCGCAGGCCCCGAACGTCGAGATCCAGGTGTTGCCCTACTCGGCCGGGGCACATTCGGCCATGGATGGAACGTTGACGCTGCTGTCCTTCGAAAGCATGCCCGATGTGGCCTACCTTGAAGGCGGACACCACGGCGAACTGGTGGAAGACAGGGCGGCCGTGGCGCGGCACTCGCACCGATACGATCTTGTGCAGGCCATGGCGCTTCCCCCGGCTGCGTCAACTGCCTTGATCCGCGAGGCGATGGAGGGCTTCAGCGCATGCGCACCCGAGGGTTCCACCTGA
- a CDS encoding DUF397 domain-containing protein, producing the protein MEVGHRPTGYVPVRDSKNPDGPVLVFPAPAWAAFIDAVKR; encoded by the coding sequence GTGGAAGTGGGCCACCGGCCTACCGGCTACGTCCCCGTCCGCGACAGTAAGAACCCCGACGGCCCCGTCCTCGTCTTCCCGGCCCCCGCCTGGGCCGCCTTCATCGACGCCGTCAAGCGCTGA
- a CDS encoding FAD binding domain-containing protein: MTTHAPQAAHTVNTVTLPGSLDEAVAALAAMPAAVPVAGGTDLMAAVNSGLLRPAGLVGLGRISEIRSWQYQDGHALLGAGLTHARMGRPDFAALIPALAAAARAAGPPQIRNAGTLGGNIVTAAPTGDSLPVLAALGAVLVVFGTADGGGTAHREIPIGDLLAGVQMLRPGELIGFVRVPLLHAPQIFLKATGRTGPGRATASVAVVLDPARRHVRCAVGAVAPMPLRPLDAEAWVASLIDWDGDRGLDPEVCRAFGDYVAAACIPDPAPPQDGTEPMTLPPAALHLRRTVAALARRALGRALA, from the coding sequence TTGACCACGCACGCACCGCAGGCGGCGCACACGGTGAACACGGTGACGTTGCCGGGCTCGCTCGACGAGGCCGTGGCAGCGCTCGCCGCCATGCCCGCCGCCGTGCCCGTGGCGGGTGGCACCGATCTCATGGCGGCCGTCAACTCCGGTCTGCTGCGGCCCGCCGGACTGGTCGGCCTGGGCCGGATCAGCGAGATCCGCAGCTGGCAGTACCAGGACGGGCACGCCCTGCTCGGCGCCGGCCTCACCCATGCGCGCATGGGCCGCCCCGACTTCGCCGCGCTCATCCCGGCGCTGGCCGCCGCCGCGCGCGCCGCGGGACCGCCGCAGATCCGCAACGCGGGCACCCTCGGCGGCAACATCGTCACCGCCGCGCCGACCGGCGACTCGCTCCCCGTGCTGGCCGCGCTCGGCGCCGTGCTGGTCGTCTTCGGCACCGCGGACGGCGGCGGCACCGCGCACCGCGAGATCCCGATCGGGGACCTGCTCGCCGGCGTCCAGATGCTGCGTCCGGGCGAACTCATCGGCTTCGTACGCGTCCCGCTGCTGCACGCCCCGCAGATCTTCCTGAAGGCCACCGGCCGCACCGGCCCCGGCCGCGCCACCGCCTCGGTCGCCGTCGTCCTCGACCCGGCCAGGCGCCATGTGCGCTGCGCCGTCGGCGCGGTGGCGCCGATGCCGCTGCGGCCGCTGGACGCCGAGGCGTGGGTGGCCTCGCTCATCGACTGGGACGGCGACCGCGGGCTCGACCCCGAGGTGTGCCGGGCCTTCGGCGACTACGTCGCCGCGGCCTGTATCCCCGACCCGGCACCGCCGCAGGACGGCACGGAGCCGATGACCCTGCCGCCAGCAGCGCTCCACCTGAGGCGTACGGTGGCAGCCTTGGCCCGCCGAGCACTGGGGAGGGCACTCGCGTGA
- a CDS encoding 2Fe-2S iron-sulfur cluster-binding protein produces the protein MSDEQQPQQPEHTGGWQPIPRGPEYDAEGTAFVQLPPGLMDGSDLPGGWDPLAAPGTGYTPPPVTSAPAHGAPAPHGAQPAHGGQWGHTPSPAAATTADPGATGHWTLPVDQMGADVPWPAPGAADTPGGSPAGASSGDTAEYAFGGGHAPGATGQWPTPPDGGAPQTGQWTVPVAGDEGVDETGDYPVGDAAAAVRWPAATPGDTSGHPHAHGQPHGHGPEHGHGPEHGHGHEHGPGPAAGAGDTGPGHTGQWSFQGVAEGAAGGHPDTGHAESAGFALGDQLTRGRARRSAAARAEARQTGQAGQSGQDPSDTMQFPMPFREQPADASAGGSPQTGQWSIPVAGDEGVDESGEYSVTEHPGPAPAPQGFAPEDPYGERHGGLAGYPGSPGEPADPRPHPGAEPEPAGHIATVPRQQPHEPFPVAEAPQPVEAPQPVEAPQPVEAPAAAAEAPAAVREAPPVPAAVDAPAAPATEPVEPVEPVVVPAPAEPPAAEQAPAAPRPDIAHAPDETGPADPAGTDQAAAAAADTAAPAEPVVPEPAAAGDDAAPAPAEEPAALEEPPAEAPDAPAAKRVEAVETAETVPEPPHDEHPYASYVLRVNGADRPVTGAWIGESLLYVLRERLGLAGAKDGCSQGECGACSVQVDGRLVASCLVPAATAAGSEVRTVEGLSADGRLSDVQAALAASGAVQCGFCVPGLAMTVHDLLAGNHAPTELETRQAICGNLCRCSGYRGVLDAVREVIEGREAAAEAAEAESAAADAARIPHQAGPPAGTQGAGLPHQAGPHQVAPPGDPYGAGPGGPYGGGSNGTGGTTA, from the coding sequence GTGAGTGACGAACAGCAGCCACAGCAGCCCGAGCACACGGGCGGGTGGCAGCCGATTCCGCGCGGTCCCGAGTACGACGCCGAAGGCACCGCCTTCGTGCAGCTGCCGCCCGGCCTCATGGACGGCTCCGACCTGCCCGGAGGCTGGGACCCGCTCGCGGCGCCCGGCACGGGGTACACGCCCCCGCCGGTGACCTCGGCGCCCGCGCACGGCGCACCCGCCCCGCACGGCGCACAGCCCGCGCACGGCGGCCAGTGGGGGCATACGCCCTCTCCTGCGGCCGCGACCACCGCCGACCCCGGCGCGACCGGGCACTGGACCCTGCCCGTGGACCAGATGGGCGCCGACGTGCCGTGGCCCGCCCCGGGCGCGGCCGACACGCCCGGCGGCTCCCCCGCGGGCGCGAGCTCCGGCGACACCGCCGAGTACGCCTTCGGAGGGGGGCACGCCCCCGGCGCGACGGGGCAGTGGCCCACGCCCCCCGACGGGGGGGCCCCGCAGACCGGCCAGTGGACCGTCCCTGTCGCCGGCGACGAGGGCGTGGACGAGACCGGTGACTACCCCGTCGGCGACGCCGCGGCCGCCGTGCGCTGGCCCGCCGCCACCCCAGGCGACACCTCCGGCCACCCGCACGCCCACGGCCAGCCGCACGGACACGGCCCCGAGCACGGACACGGCCCCGAGCACGGACACGGTCATGAGCACGGACCCGGCCCCGCGGCCGGCGCCGGCGACACCGGGCCCGGGCACACCGGCCAGTGGTCCTTCCAGGGCGTCGCCGAGGGCGCGGCCGGCGGCCACCCCGACACCGGCCACGCCGAGTCCGCCGGGTTCGCACTCGGCGACCAGCTGACGCGCGGGCGCGCGCGGAGGTCCGCCGCGGCGCGCGCGGAGGCGCGGCAGACGGGGCAGGCGGGGCAGTCGGGGCAGGACCCGAGCGACACCATGCAGTTCCCGATGCCCTTCCGGGAACAGCCGGCTGACGCCTCGGCGGGCGGTTCCCCGCAGACGGGCCAGTGGTCGATCCCGGTCGCCGGCGACGAGGGCGTGGACGAGTCCGGGGAGTACTCGGTCACCGAGCACCCCGGCCCTGCCCCGGCCCCCCAGGGCTTCGCGCCGGAGGACCCGTACGGGGAGCGGCACGGCGGCCTGGCCGGCTATCCGGGCAGCCCCGGGGAGCCCGCCGACCCGCGCCCGCACCCCGGCGCCGAACCCGAGCCCGCCGGACACATCGCTACCGTCCCGCGGCAGCAGCCCCACGAGCCGTTCCCGGTCGCCGAGGCCCCGCAGCCCGTCGAGGCCCCGCAGCCCGTCGAAGCCCCGCAGCCCGTCGAGGCTCCGGCCGCCGCGGCGGAGGCACCGGCCGCGGTGCGCGAGGCGCCCCCGGTGCCCGCCGCCGTGGACGCGCCCGCCGCCCCCGCGACGGAGCCGGTCGAGCCGGTCGAGCCCGTCGTGGTGCCCGCGCCCGCCGAGCCGCCCGCGGCCGAGCAGGCGCCCGCGGCACCGCGACCGGACATCGCGCACGCCCCGGACGAGACCGGACCCGCCGACCCCGCCGGCACCGATCAGGCGGCCGCAGCCGCGGCCGACACCGCCGCCCCGGCGGAGCCCGTCGTCCCCGAGCCCGCCGCCGCGGGCGACGACGCGGCGCCCGCGCCCGCCGAGGAGCCCGCGGCGCTCGAGGAGCCCCCGGCCGAGGCCCCGGACGCCCCCGCGGCGAAGCGGGTCGAGGCCGTGGAGACCGCCGAGACCGTGCCCGAGCCGCCGCACGACGAGCACCCGTACGCTTCGTACGTGCTGCGCGTCAACGGCGCCGACCGGCCCGTCACCGGCGCCTGGATCGGCGAGTCGCTGCTCTACGTGCTGCGCGAGCGGCTGGGGCTGGCCGGGGCCAAGGACGGCTGCTCGCAGGGCGAGTGCGGGGCCTGCTCGGTGCAGGTCGACGGGCGGCTGGTGGCCTCCTGTCTGGTGCCCGCCGCGACCGCCGCGGGCAGCGAGGTGCGCACCGTGGAGGGGCTGTCGGCCGACGGCCGGCTGTCCGACGTGCAGGCCGCGCTCGCCGCCTCCGGCGCCGTGCAGTGCGGGTTCTGCGTGCCCGGCCTCGCGATGACCGTGCACGACCTGCTGGCCGGCAACCACGCCCCCACCGAGCTGGAGACCCGGCAGGCGATCTGCGGCAACCTGTGCCGCTGCTCGGGCTACCGGGGTGTGCTCGACGCGGTCCGCGAGGTCATCGAGGGCCGAGAGGCGGCCGCCGAGGCGGCGGAGGCGGAGAGCGCCGCGGCGGACGCCGCCCGCATCCCGCACCAGGCCGGCCCGCCCGCAGGCACCCAGGGTGCCGGGCTGCCCCACCAGGCCGGCCCGCACCAGGTCGCGCCGCCCGGCGATCCGTACGGCGCCGGGCCCGGCGGCCCGTACGGCGGCGGCAGCAACGGCACCGGAGGGACCACGGCATGA